From a single Salmo salar chromosome ssa22, Ssal_v3.1, whole genome shotgun sequence genomic region:
- the cdk5rap1 gene encoding mitochondrial tRNA methylthiotransferase CDK5RAP1, which translates to MRNTSRLRPIFLTFEQWLPRWSLQHRLCCSKPVSVHSNEQSRADKFKTQIATGPRFHDFVKGASINKQQPVITDDLIDTDKHAYLPEDSEIGNSRTVCFETYGCQMNVNDTEIAWSILQKKGYQRTSDVAEADVVLLVTCSIREKAEQTIWNRLRQLTAMKKRRLKTRVPMKIGVLGCMAERLKSELLEREKLLDVLAGPDAYRDLPRLLSVAHGGQQASNVLLSLEETYADVMPVHHSPQGLSAFVSIMRGCDNMCSYCIVPFTRGRERSRPVSSILEEVHILSEQGVKEVTMLGQNVNSYRDTSEEQFCSSEPGQLSRGFRTVYRARPGGLRFADLLDRVSLIDPDMRIRFTSPHPKDFPDEVLQLIKERANICKQVHLPAQSGSSTVLQAMRRGYSREAYLELVDNIKTIIPGVSLSSDFISGFCGETEEDHLQTLSLIREVRYNVGFLFAYSMRKVRSTQLTYWK; encoded by the exons ATGAGAAACACCAGCCGTTTAAGGCCTATTTTTCTTACTTTTGAACAATGGTTACCTAGATGGAGCTTGCAACACAGATTGTGTTGTTCAAAGCCAGTCAGCGTTCATTCCAacgagcagagcagggcagataAATTCAAGACTCAAATAGCCACAGGTCCAAgatttcatgactttgtcaaggGAGCTTCTATCAACAAACAGCAACCTGTTATCACTGATGATTTGATAGACACTGACAAGCATGCCTATCTTCCTGAGGACTCAGAAATTGGGAATTCTAGGACAG tgtgttTTGAAACCTATGGCTGTCAGATGAATGTCAACGACACAGAAATTGCCTGGTCAATATTGCAGAAGAAGGGATATCAACGCACAAGTGATGTTGCTGAG GCTGATGTTGTCCTCCTTGTTACATGCTCCATAAG AGAAAAAGCAGAACAAACAATCTGGAACAGACTACGGCAACTCACAGCCATGAAGAAAAGACGCTTAAAGACCCGCGTACCCATGAAAATTGGAGTCTTAG GTTGCATGGCCGAGAGGCTGAAGTCTGAGCTGCTGGAGAGGGAGAAGCTGTTGGATGTTCTGGCTGGTCCAGATGCATACCGGGACCTTCCTCGCCTCCTGTCTGTGGCCCATGGTGGTCAGCAGGCTAGCAACGTGCTGCTGTCTCTAGAGGAGACATATGCTGATGTCATGCCAGTTCACCACTCCCCCCAGGGTCTCAGCGCTTTTGT GTCCATCATGCGAGGATGTGATAACATGTGCAGCTACTGCATTGTCCCGTTCACTCGAGGTCGAGAGAGGAGTCGACCAGTGTCCTCTATCCTTGAGGAAGTCCATATCCTGTCGGAGCAG GGCGTGAAGGAGGTGACGATGTTGGGTCAGAATGTGAACAGCTACAGGGACACATCAGAGGAACAGTTCTGTAGTTCAGAGCCAGGCCAGCTGAGCCGGGGCTTTAGGACGGTGTACCGAGCCCGGCCCGGGGGCCTGCGCTTTGCTGACCTGTTGGACAGAGTGTCCCTCATAGACCCGGACATGAGAATCAGGTTCACCTCCCCTCATCCCAAGGACTTCCCTGATGAG GTGTTGCAGCTGATCAAAGAGAGGGCGAACATCTGTAAGCAGGTCCACCTCCCGGCTCAGAGTGGCAGCAGCACAGTCCTACAGGCCATGCGGAGGGG CTATAGTAGGGAGGCTTACCTGGAGCTTGTGGATAACATCAAGACAATAATCCCAG gggtGAGCCTGAGCAGTGACTTCATCTCTGGGTTCTGTGGGGAGACAGAAGAGGACCACCTGCAGACCCTGTCTCTGATCAGGGAGGTGCGCTACAACGTGGGCTTCCTCTTTGCCTACAGTATGCGGAAGGTCCGTTCAACTCAATTGACGTACTGGAAATGA
- the cdk5rap1 gene encoding mitochondrial tRNA methylthiotransferase CDK5RAP1 isoform X1 — MRNTSRLRPIFLTFEQWLPRWSLQHRLCCSKPVSVHSNEQSRADKFKTQIATGPRFHDFVKGASINKQQPVITDDLIDTDKHAYLPEDSEIGNSRTVCFETYGCQMNVNDTEIAWSILQKKGYQRTSDVAEADVVLLVTCSIREKAEQTIWNRLRQLTAMKKRRLKTRVPMKIGVLGCMAERLKSELLEREKLLDVLAGPDAYRDLPRLLSVAHGGQQASNVLLSLEETYADVMPVHHSPQGLSAFVSIMRGCDNMCSYCIVPFTRGRERSRPVSSILEEVHILSEQGVKEVTMLGQNVNSYRDTSEEQFCSSEPGQLSRGFRTVYRARPGGLRFADLLDRVSLIDPDMRIRFTSPHPKDFPDEVLQLIKERANICKQVHLPAQSGSSTVLQAMRRGYSREAYLELVDNIKTIIPGVSLSSDFISGFCGETEEDHLQTLSLIREVRYNVGFLFAYSMRKKTHAFHRLQDDVPAEVKQRRLEELIGMFREEATKVNSALIGSTQLVLVEGESKRSAQDLCGRNDGNVKVIFPRQEVAGQPTDTGTDTSPVNPGDYVLVKIESANSQSLRGHALSHTSLSDSATRLPDHRHDGQLASVARHGI; from the exons ATGAGAAACACCAGCCGTTTAAGGCCTATTTTTCTTACTTTTGAACAATGGTTACCTAGATGGAGCTTGCAACACAGATTGTGTTGTTCAAAGCCAGTCAGCGTTCATTCCAacgagcagagcagggcagataAATTCAAGACTCAAATAGCCACAGGTCCAAgatttcatgactttgtcaaggGAGCTTCTATCAACAAACAGCAACCTGTTATCACTGATGATTTGATAGACACTGACAAGCATGCCTATCTTCCTGAGGACTCAGAAATTGGGAATTCTAGGACAG tgtgttTTGAAACCTATGGCTGTCAGATGAATGTCAACGACACAGAAATTGCCTGGTCAATATTGCAGAAGAAGGGATATCAACGCACAAGTGATGTTGCTGAG GCTGATGTTGTCCTCCTTGTTACATGCTCCATAAG AGAAAAAGCAGAACAAACAATCTGGAACAGACTACGGCAACTCACAGCCATGAAGAAAAGACGCTTAAAGACCCGCGTACCCATGAAAATTGGAGTCTTAG GTTGCATGGCCGAGAGGCTGAAGTCTGAGCTGCTGGAGAGGGAGAAGCTGTTGGATGTTCTGGCTGGTCCAGATGCATACCGGGACCTTCCTCGCCTCCTGTCTGTGGCCCATGGTGGTCAGCAGGCTAGCAACGTGCTGCTGTCTCTAGAGGAGACATATGCTGATGTCATGCCAGTTCACCACTCCCCCCAGGGTCTCAGCGCTTTTGT GTCCATCATGCGAGGATGTGATAACATGTGCAGCTACTGCATTGTCCCGTTCACTCGAGGTCGAGAGAGGAGTCGACCAGTGTCCTCTATCCTTGAGGAAGTCCATATCCTGTCGGAGCAG GGCGTGAAGGAGGTGACGATGTTGGGTCAGAATGTGAACAGCTACAGGGACACATCAGAGGAACAGTTCTGTAGTTCAGAGCCAGGCCAGCTGAGCCGGGGCTTTAGGACGGTGTACCGAGCCCGGCCCGGGGGCCTGCGCTTTGCTGACCTGTTGGACAGAGTGTCCCTCATAGACCCGGACATGAGAATCAGGTTCACCTCCCCTCATCCCAAGGACTTCCCTGATGAG GTGTTGCAGCTGATCAAAGAGAGGGCGAACATCTGTAAGCAGGTCCACCTCCCGGCTCAGAGTGGCAGCAGCACAGTCCTACAGGCCATGCGGAGGGG CTATAGTAGGGAGGCTTACCTGGAGCTTGTGGATAACATCAAGACAATAATCCCAG gggtGAGCCTGAGCAGTGACTTCATCTCTGGGTTCTGTGGGGAGACAGAAGAGGACCACCTGCAGACCCTGTCTCTGATCAGGGAGGTGCGCTACAACGTGGGCTTCCTCTTTGCCTACAGTATGCGGAAG AAAACCCATGCGTTCCATCGTCTTCAGGACGACGTGCCAGCGGAGGTGAAGCAGCGGCGGCTCGAGGAGCTCATCGGCATGTTCAGAGAGGAGGCCACCAAGGTCAACTCCGCCCTCATCGGCAGTACACAGCTCGTACTGGTGGAGGGA GAGAGTAAGAGATCAGCTCAGGACCTGTGTGGGAGGAACGATGGGAACGTGAAGGTGATCTTCCCTCGGCAGGAAGTGGCtggtcagcccactgacacaggCACTGACACTTCCCCCGTCAACCCGGGAGACTATGTCCTGGTCAAG ATAGAATCAGCCAATTCCCAGAGCCTGAGAGGACACGCCCTCAGCCACACCTCTCTGAGTGACTCAGCCACACGTTTACCTGACCACCGCCATGACGGACAACTGGCTTCAGTCGCTAGACACGGTATCTAG